From Musa acuminata AAA Group cultivar baxijiao chromosome BXJ3-8, Cavendish_Baxijiao_AAA, whole genome shotgun sequence, one genomic window encodes:
- the LOC103994040 gene encoding auxin transporter-like protein 4 — MPPQTQAEEAAIVASGIAAFNSEMEQGSGGKEADGGRDSAFTMKSLLWHGGSAWDAWFSCSSNQVAQVLLTLPYSFSQLGMLSGVILQLFYGIMGSWTAYLISVLYVEYRTRKEKENVSFSNHVIQWYEVLDGLLGRYWKAAGLAFNCTFLLFGSVIQLIACASNIYYINDRLDKRTWTYIFGACCATTVFIPSFHNYRLWSFLGLGMTTYTAWYLTIAAVVHGQAEGVAHSGPTKLVLYFTGATNILYTFGGHAVTVEIMHAMWRPQKFKYIYLLATLYVFTLTLPSAAAVYWAFGDQLLTHSNAFSLLPRSGWRDAAVILMLIHQFITFGFACTPLYFVWEKVIGVHDTRSICLRALARLPVVIPIWFLAIVFPFFGPINSAVGALLVSFTVYIIPALAHMLTYRTQSARQNAAEKPPLFLPSWAAMYAVNAFVVGWVLVVGFGIGGWASMTNFINQVDTFGLFAKCYQCPKTQPPPAPAPQQHH; from the exons ATGCCGCCGCAGACGCAAGCCGAGGAGGCTGCCATCGTGGCCAGCGGCATCGCTGCCTTCAACAGTGAGATGGAGCAGGGGAGCGGCGGCAAGGAAGCGGACGGAGGGAGGGACTCCGCGTTCACCATGAAGAGCCTCCTCTGGCACGGCGGCTCCGCCTGGGATGCCTGGTTCAGCTGCTCCTCCAATCAA GTGGCGCAGGTGCTGCTGACGCTGCCGTACTCGTTCTCGCAGCTGGGGATGCTGTCCGGGGTGATCCTGCAGCTGTTCTATGGCATCATGGGCAGCTGGACGGCGTACCTCATCAGCGTTCTCTACGTCGAGTACCGGACTCGGAAGGAGAAGGAAAACGTCAGCTTCAGCAACCACGTTATCCAG TGGTACGAGGTGCTTGATGGACTGCTGGGGCGGTACTGGAAGGCCGCCGGCCTCGCCTTCAACTGTACCTTCCTCCTCTTCGGCTCAGTCATCCAGCTCATCGCCTGTGCCAG CAACATATACTACATCAATGATCGGCTGGATAAGAGGACATGGACGTACATCTTTGGCGCCTGCTGCGCCACCACCGTGTTCATACCCTCCTTCCACAACTACAGGTTATGGTCCTTCCTCGGCCTCGGCATGACCACCTACACCGCCTGGTACCTCACCATCGCCGCCGTCGTCCACGGCCAG GCGGAAGGCGTGGCGCACTCGGGTCCGACGAAGCTGGTGCTGTACTTCACCGGAGCCACCAACATACTCTACACCTTCGGCGGCCACGCGGTCACCGT GGAGATAATGCACGCCATGTGGAGGCCGCAAAAGTTCAAGTACATCTACCTACTGGCGACGCTGTACGTGTTCACGCTGACGCTGCCGTCGGCGGCTGCCGTGTACTGGGCCTTCGGGGACCAGCTGCTGACGCACTCCAACGCCTTCTCGCTGCTGCCAAGGTCCGGGTGGAGGGACGCCGCCGTCATCCTCATGCTCATCCACCAGTTCATCACCTTCGGCTTCGCCTGCACCCCGCTCTACTTCGTGTGGGAGAAGGTGATCGGAGTGCACGACACCCGGAGTATTTGCCTGCGAGCCTTGGCTCGCCTCCCCGTCGTCATCCCCATCTGGTTCCTGGCCATCGTCTTCCCCTTCTTCGGGCCCATCAACTCCGCGGTGGGCGCGCTCCTCGTCAGCTTCACCGTCTACATCATTCCTGCTCTGGCTCACATGCTCACCTACCGGACGCAGTCTGCACGACAG AATGCCGCCGAGAAGCCGCCCTTGTTCTTGCCAAGCTGGGCGGCGATGTACGCGGTGAACGCCTTCGTGGTGGGGTGGGTGCTCGTGGTCGGCTTCGGGATCGGCGGGTGGGCCAGCATGACCAACTTCATCAACCAGGTCGACACCTTCGGGCTCTTCGCCAAGTGCTACCAGTGCCCTAAGACACAGCCACCCCCTGCGCCCGCACCACAGCAGCATCACTGA